ACGCCAAAAATCTTAACCCTATGGGACTTTTCCGCCTTTTGTTTAAACGCACCCAACAGGAGCTAGCTCTTCGGCTCCTCCACGAGGGCAAATCCGTCAGTGCCGTCGCAAGGGCCTTCAACGTTCATCAGGCGACGATCTATCGCTGCATCAAACC
The sequence above is a segment of the bacterium genome. Coding sequences within it:
- a CDS encoding helix-turn-helix domain-containing protein; this translates as MGLFRLLFKRTQQELALRLLHEGKSVSAVARAFNVHQATIYRCIKPKTSL